AAAAGCAAGCCCACCAAGTTTGACAAAAATTTCTTCTAAAATTTTGTCGCTGAAAATCAGCAATTAACGGGAACCAAAAAGCAAAAGCAATACAATTACGGCAACAGTACCTTGCTTTACAAAGTACCTACTATACATTTGTACTGTTCGACGCCCAGTACTGTAGCCGACACCTACTCTTCTCCTCCCCCGCCCCGCCTTTTTTCTGCAAAAAATTCACCCTCACCTTTTTTCTGTAAGTACCATGAAACGTTTCCTCTCCCTCCGTCCCGCCCAGCAACTGGCTGGCGCCACCACTTCCACCCGCGCTCAGCGCCTGGCCTCGGCTCCGTTCCTGCGGGCTCTGCTCCTCGGCGGCCTGGCCGTATTGGGCACCGCCGGCACGGCCCTGGCCCAGGACGCCCCCGCCGTGAAAGCCAAGCAAGCCGACGCGCAGTGCCTGTCCTTCACCGTGGAAAACCCCAAGCTGGAAAAAGTGCGCATGGACGTGCTGTGCCTCTCGCACAACACCTTCCTGATGAGCGAAGTAAACCGCCAGGCCTCCTATGGCAGCAAGCTCAACTTTGCCGGCGTGCCGGCCGGTAAATACGCCGTGCTGCTGCGCGTGGGCCGCGAGCGGTACCGCTACAACGTGCAGGTGCAGAAAGGCGAGCAAACCACCATCTCGGTGCCTGAGCTCATGCCTGCCCAAGCCCCGGCCGCCATTGCCTCGGTAACCCGCTAACCGCCCCAGCCAGCGCGGTGGGCCCGCCAACAAGGCCCACCGCTCCATGTTTCGGCCCCCGATGGACGCCCGTGCCCCGCACGGCGCCACCGGGGGCCGAGCCGTTTTCGGGCCCCCTAAGCCGCCGCGGCCAGCGGGCGCTTGCGACTGTACCGGTCGCGGTAGGCCAGCGGCGACACGCCCGTGAGGCGCTTGAACAGCGTGCGGAAGGCCTTAACATCGGTGTAGCCCACCGAGTACATCACCTCGCTCACGTTCTCCTGCGACGATTCGAGGCTCATTTTGGCGGCTTCAATCTTCACGCGCTGCACGTATTCGGCCACGGCGTTGCCGGTGGCCTTGCGGAAGCGCCGCTCAAAGTTGCGGCGGCTCAGGCAGCACAGCGCGGCCAGGTCGTCGATGGTGATTTTGCCGGCCAGGTTCTTTTCTATGAACTCCTGGGCCTTTTTGATGGGCTCGTCGTCGTGCCCCTTCTGGCCCTGGAAAATGACGAACGGCGACTGACTCTGGCGCCCGATGTCAATCTGAAACACCTTGGCGCAGCACACGGCCACGTCGCGGCTCACGTGCTTTTCGATGAGGTAGAGCACCAGGTTGAGGTAGGAATAGGCCCCGCCGCTGCTGTACAGGCCCTGTTCGTCGGTGATGACCTGCTCGGGCACGAGGTGCACCCGCGGGTACATGGCCGCAAACTGCGGGGCGCCGAGCCAGTGCGTCGCGCACTTTTTGCCGTCCATCAGGCCCGTAGCGGCCAGAATGAACGCGCCCAGGCACAAGCTGGCCACTTCGGCCCCGGCGCGGTGCTGGCGCACTATCCAGGGCAGAAACTCCTGGTTGAGCGCCACGGCCTCGGCCAGGTCGCCGTGCGGGGCGGGAATGAGGATGAGGTCGGTGCGGAAGTCTTCGTCGAGCAGGCGGTCGGCGCGCAGCGTGAACAGGCCGCGGTTGAAGGCCTTGTGCCGGGTGAGGCCCACCAGCTCCACCGCGAAAGCGGGCGGCTGGCCCATGCTGGTCAGCAGGTCGTTTACCTGGCACAGCACCTTGTGCGGACCTTCGATGCTGCCCACCACGGCCTCGCCGGCGGGCACCAGTATGGATACGTGCTTCATGGCCCAAATGTAGGCACAAGCCTGGCGCAATCGGCCCCCTATTTAGGCGCAATTACCCCTATTGTCAGCCCGATTTTGCTAATACCTTTGCCAAACCAGTTAGTAATACTAAAACAACTCTCTTCTCCCCAAAACCTCTCGTTATGAAACCCCGCACCACTGCCCGCCTCTACTGGGGCCTCACCGTTCTTTTCTGCCTGATGATGCTGGCCGACGGCGTCGCCGGCTTGCTGCACGAGCAACACGGCGTGGCCGCCATGAAGCAGCTCGGCTACCCCGTGTATATCATGGACATCACCGGCGCGGCCAAAATCCTGGGTGCGCTGGCCTTGCTCCAAAACAAGTACCGCGCACTGAAGGAATGGGCCTACGCCGGCTTTGCCATCGACTTTATGGGCGCAGGCGCTTCGGTGCTGTTTGCGGGCATGGGCATGGCGGCTACCGTTCCCGCCGCAGTGATGCTGGCCGTGCTACTTGGCATGTATTTCCTGTGGAAGCAGTACTTGGCCAGCCGGCCCCGGCAGGAAGCAGCCATTGAGCCAACCGGGACGGCCGGCATTGCCTACGCCATTTAGCCCTTGCTGGGCTTTCCATCTGCTCATCTTTTCACATCAATTCATCAACCGCCTCAATTTCATGCCCTCTCTCAATCCTCATCTTGCATTTCCCAACGGCACGTGCCGCGAAGCCCTCACCTTCTATCAGAGCTGCCTGGGCGGCGAGCTTAACCTGATGCGCGTCGGCGATACGGCCATGGCCGGGCACCTGCCCGCCGAAGCCCAGGACCAGATTATGCACGGCACCCTCACGGCCGGCCCGCTCGTGCTCATGGCCTGCGACGCCCTGGACACCCGCCGCCCGTTTGCGCCCGGCAACAACATCGCCATGTGCCTGAATTGCGACAGCGACGAGGAAATTAACGCGCTTTTTGCCAAGTTGGGTGAGGGCGGCACCGTCATCGACCCGCTGGCGTACATGTTCTGGGGCGGTAAGTTTGGGACGCTCATCG
This DNA window, taken from Hymenobacter sp. 5317J-9, encodes the following:
- a CDS encoding helix-turn-helix domain-containing protein, whose protein sequence is MKHVSILVPAGEAVVGSIEGPHKVLCQVNDLLTSMGQPPAFAVELVGLTRHKAFNRGLFTLRADRLLDEDFRTDLILIPAPHGDLAEAVALNQEFLPWIVRQHRAGAEVASLCLGAFILAATGLMDGKKCATHWLGAPQFAAMYPRVHLVPEQVITDEQGLYSSGGAYSYLNLVLYLIEKHVSRDVAVCCAKVFQIDIGRQSQSPFVIFQGQKGHDDEPIKKAQEFIEKNLAGKITIDDLAALCCLSRRNFERRFRKATGNAVAEYVQRVKIEAAKMSLESSQENVSEVMYSVGYTDVKAFRTLFKRLTGVSPLAYRDRYSRKRPLAAAA
- a CDS encoding VOC family protein, with the protein product MPSLNPHLAFPNGTCREALTFYQSCLGGELNLMRVGDTAMAGHLPAEAQDQIMHGTLTAGPLVLMACDALDTRRPFAPGNNIAMCLNCDSDEEINALFAKLGEGGTVIDPLAYMFWGGKFGTLIDRFGTEWLFHFWNCAGESQPNA
- a CDS encoding DoxX family protein; translated protein: MKPRTTARLYWGLTVLFCLMMLADGVAGLLHEQHGVAAMKQLGYPVYIMDITGAAKILGALALLQNKYRALKEWAYAGFAIDFMGAGASVLFAGMGMAATVPAAVMLAVLLGMYFLWKQYLASRPRQEAAIEPTGTAGIAYAI